One Vallitalea pronyensis genomic region harbors:
- a CDS encoding LacI family DNA-binding transcriptional regulator, translating into MPVTIKDVANRANVSPSTVSRVISDNSRISDATKERVRAAMAELNYQPNLIARSLTNQTTHTIGLLLPGSDSDLLLNPFFVQAMRGISAYAKKKGYYILFTHAEIEEDEVDVLTDLVGSKWVDGIILTTVKDNDKRIAFLQEKKHPFVVIGRPDDEKLTYWVDNDNVNAMFDVVDMLIKKGKKTIGFIGGSHEFKVTKYRLLGYLKALKSNGIDMDLNLIYEKDYTEEAAYEATMDILGYKQPDAIVTTDDLIAFGVQRALHEKNLDQVSLVGFNNTLLSQYKTPSITSVDINAEKLGMFASKLLISQIEKEAIETNNYIINTKLVERDSTK; encoded by the coding sequence ATGCCTGTGACAATCAAAGATGTTGCCAACCGTGCAAACGTTTCCCCCTCGACTGTATCACGTGTTATCTCAGATAACTCTCGCATCAGCGATGCTACCAAGGAACGTGTTCGTGCAGCAATGGCAGAACTCAATTACCAACCAAATCTTATTGCACGTAGTCTAACAAACCAAACAACACATACGATCGGGCTTTTATTACCTGGTTCAGATTCAGATCTCTTACTTAACCCATTTTTTGTTCAAGCCATGCGTGGCATTAGCGCATACGCTAAGAAAAAAGGCTATTACATTCTCTTTACGCACGCTGAAATAGAGGAAGATGAGGTGGATGTATTAACGGACCTTGTAGGGAGTAAATGGGTAGACGGTATTATACTGACTACGGTAAAAGATAATGATAAGCGTATTGCTTTTTTACAAGAAAAAAAGCATCCCTTTGTTGTGATAGGTCGACCAGATGACGAAAAACTTACCTATTGGGTAGATAATGATAATGTGAATGCCATGTTTGATGTTGTGGATATGCTGATTAAAAAAGGGAAGAAAACCATTGGTTTTATTGGCGGTTCTCATGAGTTTAAAGTAACCAAATACCGCTTGCTAGGCTATCTCAAAGCTTTAAAATCCAATGGTATAGACATGGACCTTAACCTCATATATGAGAAAGATTATACAGAAGAAGCAGCTTACGAAGCCACAATGGATATACTGGGTTATAAACAACCAGATGCCATTGTAACAACCGATGATTTAATTGCATTTGGTGTCCAGCGTGCTCTTCATGAAAAAAATCTTGACCAAGTTTCTTTAGTTGGATTTAACAATACGTTGTTATCTCAATATAAAACCCCTAGTATAACTTCTGTTGATATTAATGCTGAAAAGTTGGGTATGTTTGCCTCTAAGCTCCTTATATCACAGATTGAAAAAGAAGCCATTGAAACAAATAACTATATCATTAATACGAAATTAGTTGAACGGGATTCCACTAAATAA